CTGGTGAACCCAAAAGAGTTTCCGTCCGATGTTGCCCGCTCGCTGGCCAGTAGCGCGGATGACTTGCTGGATCGCGCCATTGTTGTGAATAGCCTGGAAGAAGCGCTGGCTGGCACCACCCTGCAAGTGGCCATGACCGCGCGCCGCCGCGAGCTGGTACAACCGCTGCATACTCCGCGCCAGTTGGTACCGGAACTGGTCACCGAAGCCATCGGCGGCGGCACCATCGCACTGGTGTTTGGCAACGAAACCAATGGCATGACCATTGATGAGGTGCGCTTGTGTAACCGGCTGGTCACGATCCCCACCAATCCGGATTATTCCAGTCTGAACCTGGCTCAGGCCGTGCAGGTGCTGTGCTATGAATTGCGTGCCGCTATCCTGGATGACGTGAGCCACCTGGCGGAAAAGCGCCAGCTACCCAGCCACGACTACATGGAACTGTTCTACAAACACCTGGAAGAAACGCTGATCACCATCGGCTTTTTGCGCACCAAAACGCCCAAACGTCTGATGCCACGCGTGCGCCGGATTGTGCAACGGGCGCAGCTGGATCAGGAAGAAGTGGATATGCTGCGCGGCGTATTACGAGCCGCCGTAGAATTTGAGCGGGTTACGCCACCCGCCCAAGCTACGCCAGAGGCAGACAAGCCGGAATAAATCGCCGCCGGTGCCAGTGCGAACCCCATTGGCACCTATTTCAGATAGCGCTCCCCGCCATAACCCGAAACGGCCATCAATACCCGCACCACGCCATGACTGACCCACGGCAGGAGCCGCTGGTACCACGGTGCTTTGCGCCAGTCTTTTAAATCGACTGGTAACGCCGCGGCTGAAATCATCACGTGGATATCGTCACCCAAAGCGCGGGCAAATTCGTCATCCCGCACAAAGACGTTGCCTTCACGTGCGAGCAACAGGCTGAATGGATCAATATTGGATGAGCCCACCGTGGCCCAATGACGGTCGATTACTGCCACTTTGGCATGCATGAAACCGCTGGTGTACTCGTAGATTTCGATGCCCGCGTCAAGAAACAGCCGGTAGAACGCGCGGCTGGCGTATTGCAGCAAGGCATGATCCAGCTTGCCTTGCAGCAATAGCACCACTTTCACGCCACGCGCAGCTGCGTTGATCAGGGCATGACGAAAGCGATAGCCGGGTAAAAAATACGCGCTGGCAATGATGATTTCGTCTTTGGCTTCATCAATTGCGCTGAGATATTCGTGTTCGATTCCGTGGCGATTGCGCAAGTTATCGCGGATATCAAAACGCGCCAAAGCGCCGCCCGCGCCTTCCACCGGCAACTTGACGCGGCTGGGTTTGGCCCACTCTGGTTGCACTTGCACCCACGCCGTCTGCCGCCACATGCGATCGGCGGCCTCGTGCATGACCGCCAGCAGCGGCCCGCGCACTTCTACCATGTAGTCGTAACGCGGTTCCGGGCCGGGCTGGCCGGTAAAATCAGAAAGGATATTGATACCACCGGCAAAGGCCACCATGCCATCGATCACGGCCAGTTTCCGATGCATGCGGCGCAAACGCTGGCGATTCAGCGACAGCGCTTTGACTTCGGGCCGAAAGAACAGCAATTGCACGCCAGCGTCGGCCAGTTTGAGTTTCCAGTCATCCGGAAACCGGCGCGCGCCAAAGCCATCCAGCAGCATTTTGACTTCGACCCCGCGGTGCGCCGCCAGCATTAATGCTTCGCAAACTGCAATGCCGACGATATCGAGCTCAAACAAATAGCTTTCGAGAAAAATCTCGCGCTCAGCCCAAGAGATCGCCTCAATCAATTCCGGAAAGTAATCAGCGCCATTTTTGAGAAGCTTGATCCGGTTACCAGTCAGGTAGCCGTTCATGCCTAACCCCGCCGCAACACGGTATAGAGCGGCGCGTGGTCAGACATGTTGGACCAGGGGCGCCCGCCCAGGACATCTGCCACTTCAATACCAAACCCGCGCACATATACGCGATCAAGCGAGAGCACCGGCATGCGTACCGGAAAGCTGCGCGCCGGAGAACCATGCAAGGTTTCGAAGGCTTCGATGACATGCAGTTCATTGCCCAGAAAGCGCGTGGCCTCGCGGCGCCAGTCATTGAAATCGCCCGCGATTACCAATGGCGCGTTTTTGGGGACTTCACGCTGGATCTGCTCGACCATGGACGTCAATTGCTTGCGCCGGTCCCGCGCCAGCAGATTCAAATGCACGCAGAACGCGTGCAAAGGGATGTTCCAGCCTGGAATATCCAGCACGCAATGCAACAGGCCGCGTTGTTCAAAACGATTGAGGGTAATGTCGTGATTACCCCAGCGCATGATCGGAAAGCGCGACAACAGTGCATTGCCGTGGTGCCCCAGCCGGTGAATGGCATTGCGGCCGTAGGCGGATGCCAGTTCATCACCGGCCAGGTATTCGTGCTGCGGCGTGGCTGGCCAATAGGTAAAGCGCTGCGCCCGCGTGCTGTGGGCGCCCTGCACTTCTTGCAGAAAAACCAGATCCGGTTCCAGCGTTTTGAGCGCCTGACGCACGTCATGCACCACCAGCCGCCGGTTCAGCGGCGAAAGGCCTTTGTGGATATTGTATGAGGCAACCTTGATGCGTCTTTCCATAAAATCAATGAGTTATCGTCATTATTTATTGCCTTGAAACCACCGTGAAATACACTAAATCTGGCTCAAACATCATCGATTTGTTGGCCAGCGCACTCCGCCGCTCTCAGGCGCCACTCATAGTTGTAGCGTAAGTCTACGACTCATTTCTGGAAATAACGTTTCAAATACGTGCGAGAGAACTTGTACCGGCTACGCAGCAGTTCGGTGTGCCAACGTCCGGATCGCCTCCGCGTTAGATGGAGAAAACACCAGTTCCGCTGCTTGCTGCCAATCCACCCACTGATAGCGGGTGTGTTCATCGGGAGCCAGCGTGACATCGAGTTCATGCGGCACTTGCAGACTGAACACGTGCTCGGTGTTGACGGTAACGCCGGGCGCATAACGATGGCGCCACACTTCGTAGATTTCGTATTCGGTACTGAAGTGCCAGTCACTCAAACCGTAGCGGGCGGTATCCAGGCCCGTTTCTTCCATCACTTCGCGCTGCGCGGTGACTGGCAAGGCTTCGTCGGCTTCGCGGCTGCCGGTAACGGATTGCCAGGCATTGGCGAAATCCTTGCGCTCCAGCAGCAGCACCTTGAGGTCCGGCGTGTGGATGACCACGAGAACGGAGATCGGTTGTTTGTATGTCATCGCCGCATTATACAATGCGGCCTTGATGCTTCTCTTTCCTTTGTCATAGCCCATGACCACATCTCCACTCGATTCGCTGCGCGCGCAGTTTCCCCTGCTGCAGGCCAATCCTGAACTGGTTTATCTGGATAACGCCGCGACCACGCAAAAGCCGCTGGCCATGCTGGATGCCGAGCGCCGTTTCTACGAAACAATGAACGCCAATGTGCATCGCGGCGGGCATCGGCTGGGTCATGCCGCGACTGAGGCCTATGAGGCGGCGCGCATCACCGTGGCTCGGTTTATCAACGCGGCCAGCGCAGGCGAGATCGTGTTCACGCGGGGCGCGACCGAGGCGATCAACCTGGTGGCGTATAGCTGGGGCGGCAGCACCCTCAAGCCTGGCGACGAGATATTGCTGTCCACGCTGGAGCATCACGCCAATATCGTGCCGTGGCAGTTGATCGCACAAACCGCCGGTGCGGTGATCCGGGCAATTCCGTTGCTGGACGATGGCCAGATTGATATGGCGGC
This genomic interval from Silvimonas soli contains the following:
- the clsB gene encoding cardiolipin synthase ClsB, with product MNGYLTGNRIKLLKNGADYFPELIEAISWAEREIFLESYLFELDIVGIAVCEALMLAAHRGVEVKMLLDGFGARRFPDDWKLKLADAGVQLLFFRPEVKALSLNRQRLRRMHRKLAVIDGMVAFAGGINILSDFTGQPGPEPRYDYMVEVRGPLLAVMHEAADRMWRQTAWVQVQPEWAKPSRVKLPVEGAGGALARFDIRDNLRNRHGIEHEYLSAIDEAKDEIIIASAYFLPGYRFRHALINAAARGVKVVLLLQGKLDHALLQYASRAFYRLFLDAGIEIYEYTSGFMHAKVAVIDRHWATVGSSNIDPFSLLLAREGNVFVRDDEFARALGDDIHVMISAAALPVDLKDWRKAPWYQRLLPWVSHGVVRVLMAVSGYGGERYLK
- a CDS encoding endonuclease/exonuclease/phosphatase family protein produces the protein MERRIKVASYNIHKGLSPLNRRLVVHDVRQALKTLEPDLVFLQEVQGAHSTRAQRFTYWPATPQHEYLAGDELASAYGRNAIHRLGHHGNALLSRFPIMRWGNHDITLNRFEQRGLLHCVLDIPGWNIPLHAFCVHLNLLARDRRKQLTSMVEQIQREVPKNAPLVIAGDFNDWRREATRFLGNELHVIEAFETLHGSPARSFPVRMPVLSLDRVYVRGFGIEVADVLGGRPWSNMSDHAPLYTVLRRG
- a CDS encoding RNA methyltransferase, encoding MTPSNDLPAAGLAANTALAQFRVVLSHTSHPGNIGSAARAMKTMGLQHLYLVNPKEFPSDVARSLASSADDLLDRAIVVNSLEEALAGTTLQVAMTARRRELVQPLHTPRQLVPELVTEAIGGGTIALVFGNETNGMTIDEVRLCNRLVTIPTNPDYSSLNLAQAVQVLCYELRAAILDDVSHLAEKRQLPSHDYMELFYKHLEETLITIGFLRTKTPKRLMPRVRRIVQRAQLDQEEVDMLRGVLRAAVEFERVTPPAQATPEADKPE
- the nudB gene encoding dihydroneopterin triphosphate diphosphatase, giving the protein MTYKQPISVLVVIHTPDLKVLLLERKDFANAWQSVTGSREADEALPVTAQREVMEETGLDTARYGLSDWHFSTEYEIYEVWRHRYAPGVTVNTEHVFSLQVPHELDVTLAPDEHTRYQWVDWQQAAELVFSPSNAEAIRTLAHRTAA